In one Leptidea sinapis chromosome 25, ilLepSina1.1, whole genome shotgun sequence genomic region, the following are encoded:
- the LOC126972131 gene encoding endocuticle structural glycoprotein SgAbd-2-like: MKYVIIISLTAAAVALAAKLDQVRRPQDAIDSSGANVGLQTPFGSESFEKYPSQNSATENYKSEKYAENQAEILRFENEINELGYHYAYETSDGTKAEQDGQVIPGAVPEEGSLKVSGSYSYIADDGQTYSVSYIADENGFRPIGDHLPTPPPIPEAILKSLELTSREDKYNSGRSSYDADAGY, encoded by the exons ATGAAATAC gtaaTAATTATCTCCTTGACTGCCGCGGCCGTCGCTTTAGCTGCGAAGCTTGATCAAGTTCGACGACCTCAAGATGCAATAGATTCCAGCGGAGCAAATGTTGGTCTTCAAACGCCATTTGGGTCcgaaagttttgaaaaatacCCATCCCAAAACTCTGCGACGGAAAATTACAAAAGTGAAAAATACGCAGAAAACCAAGCAGAGATCTTGAGGTTTGAGAATGAGATCAACGAATTAGGGTATCACTACGCATACGAAACCAGCGATGGAACTAAGGCGGAACAAGATG GACAAGTTATCCCTGGCGCAGTTCCCGAAGAAGGATCTCTGAAGGTCTCCGGGTCATATTCATACATTGCTGATGACGGGCAGACGTACTCCGTGTCTTACATCGCTGACGAGAATGGCTTCCGACCGATAGGTGATCATCTGCCAACACCACCTCCAATCCCTGAAGCCATTTTAAAAAGCCTGGAGTTGACATCACGTGAAG ATAAATACAACAGTGGTAGGAGCAGCTATGATGCAGATGCAGGCTACTGA
- the LOC126972106 gene encoding A disintegrin and metalloproteinase with thrombospondin motifs 16-like — translation MQVVLLCLFVIVCESSIIRHISASIAYQTKANYQINVPIMFHYDIKLTKKLAKEYSFKTRKKIQSISKNILKEASSIFNHSSLNKTINFTLIGTKFIRDIRAVRLDENASNYLRSYCDWQTKKKIIKKKMYYSVLLSGLDLFYVNNGKPVRGSVGRSYRNGVCSISKSCTLIEWVPRNMAYLLAHEIAHSFGVYHDGPPFNKCNSQKYIMAPRYVPTKRASVWSHCSKISMEKFLRSRKAWCVHPGSDNYFDSIDFNPI, via the exons ATGCAAGTGGTTCtattgtgtttgtttgtaattgtTTGCGAAAGCTCG ATAATACGCCATATTTCGGCATCAATCGCGTACCAAACAAAAGCGAATTATCAGATAAATGTACCAATTATGTTTCACTACGACATCAAACTGACCAAGAAACTGGCGAAAGAATACAGCTTCAAGACAAGGAAAAAGATTCAAAGCATCAGCAAGAACATACTGAAAGAAGCGAGCAGTATTTTCAATCATTCTAgtctaaataaaacaataaattttacattaataGGAACTAAATTCATAAGAGATATACGTGCAGTAAGATTGGATGAGAATGCTTCAAACTATTTAAGAAGTTACTGTGATTGGCAGACCAAGAAGAAGATAATCAAGAAGAAAATGTATTACTCTGTCCTCTTGAGTGgcttagatttattttatgtgaaCAATGGAAAACCTGTTCGTGGTTCTGTAG gcCGCAGCTACAGAAACGGTGTTTGCAGCATTAGCAAGAGCTGTACTCTAATTGAATGGGTACCCAGAAACATGGCCTATCTCCTAGCCCATGAAATAGCACACAG CTTTGGAGTATACCACGATGGACCACCGTTCAACAAATGTAACAGTCAGAAATACATAATGGCGCCACGATATGTTCCGACGAAACGTGCTTCAGTTTGGTCACATTGCAGTAAAATATCGATGGAAAAGTTCTTAag AAGCAGGAAGGCGTGGTGCGTACATCCTGGGAGTGACAACTATTTTGATTCGATTGATTTCAATCcaatttaa